From Schizosaccharomyces pombe strain 972h- genome assembly, chromosome: II, the proteins below share one genomic window:
- the atp15 gene encoding F0-ATPase epsilon subunit Atp15: protein MAFAWKKNFSYSKYASICSQTVRQALKPEIKNEVKTHGDAEFLYTRWKNGAQEKTESYNSAKSADKE, encoded by the exons ATGGCTTTTGCttggaagaaaaacttTAG TTATAGCAAATATGCTTCTATTTGTTCCCAAACTGTTCGTCAAGCCTTAAAACCGGAAATTAAAAACGAGGTTAAAACTCATGGTGATGCAGAGTTCCTTTATACTCGATGGAAAAATGGCGCTCAGGAAAAAACGGAGTCTTACAATTCGGCAAAGTCTGCTGATAaggaatga